A stretch of the Calditerrivibrio sp. genome encodes the following:
- a CDS encoding sulfite exporter TauE/SafE family protein encodes MLIYIEVFVVTFLVSSVFAFAGMGSSLALIPFLLFAGFNFELSKAIGLFCNASSTLTATFMNIKRGVVNFSSVIPFVAMSFLFSPLGAISSKVFSTNLVKVFFVVFLFISALLIIKQRTESYSTRKISVWILYLFGALVGYISGLLGVGGGAILAPILLLYGYDVVATTVIVSFTVPFTTFISFLTYMTFVKIDWELLIVVTMASVIGGIAGNCLMYRIKSIKFIKYVISTLLFVIGIKMLLELF; translated from the coding sequence TTGTTAATATATATCGAAGTTTTTGTTGTTACATTTTTGGTCTCGTCTGTTTTTGCTTTTGCGGGTATGGGATCTTCCCTTGCTTTGATACCTTTTTTGCTGTTTGCAGGGTTTAATTTTGAACTTTCTAAGGCTATTGGGTTATTTTGTAATGCCTCTTCAACACTGACTGCTACATTTATGAATATAAAAAGGGGTGTAGTTAATTTTAGCTCGGTTATCCCTTTTGTCGCTATGTCATTTTTGTTTTCACCTCTGGGGGCAATATCTAGCAAAGTTTTTTCTACAAATCTTGTTAAGGTGTTTTTTGTGGTATTCCTTTTTATATCGGCTCTTTTAATAATTAAACAAAGAACAGAAAGTTACAGTACAAGAAAAATATCTGTGTGGATTCTTTATTTGTTTGGTGCTTTAGTGGGTTATATTTCTGGGCTTCTTGGTGTAGGAGGTGGAGCTATTTTAGCTCCCATATTGCTTCTATATGGCTATGATGTGGTGGCTACAACAGTTATTGTGAGTTTTACAGTACCTTTTACAACATTTATCTCTTTTTTAACTTATATGACATTTGTAAAAATCGATTGGGAATTGCTGATCGTGGTAACTATGGCTTCAGTAATCGGTGGTATAGCGGGGAATTGCCTGATGTACAGAATTAAAAGCATAAAGTTTATTAAATACGTTATATCAACTTTACTTTTTGTTATAGGTATAAAAATGTTGTTGGAGTTGTTTTAA